AGGATGAGGACGGAAGGAGCCTTAAACAATGGTGATCGGTGCAAAGCGCATCCCTTTCCCTGTGAAAGGCGGAATCGGGAAAGGGCCCCGCCTGGCCCTCCGGTTCTCCTTTGCCTGCCGGGAGGCGTTCACCTCCGGGCTATGGTGACATGAAACTCTCTATTGGTGCTCAGGCGCGCCACAAGCCACACGGAACCAGCCGTCACCGGACTGGCATGTGGCGCCCGCACAGTCGCTACCATAGCAGTTGGGGCGACAATTGTCAAGGTCAGCGGGATATCCTTCGTGCCGGGTTGTTTCTGTACGAGAAGCGTATACGTCCACTGGTTGCTCGCGCGCTGCACAACCGTGGGGGGCAGCGCGTACTCAAAACGGATTTGCCGGGTCTGGCCGGGTGGTATGGTGAAGAAGTGTGAAAACTCCTGCTTGCCCCACAGGACGGCGCCCACGACGTTCCATGTGTTCGCCATCTCCGGCCCGAAGCGCGCCACCATGCTCCCTTCAGGTATGGGCACAAAGCTCGTGCCCAGCAGCTTGCTGCCCTCTGGTACATACGTGCGCAGGAAGTCCCAGTAGCAGCCTTCTTGCCACTCCTTGTAGTCCGAGACGAAGGTGGCCTGCTGCTGGCAGGTGGTCAAAGCCTTGCGGCTCGTGTTGGTGTAGGTGATGGTGAGCCGGGCCGTCGCCTTGCCGTCGTCGTCAATGCGCACCTGGTAGTCCAGGCCCTGGGTGATGGCCCCGTTCACCTTGTTGAACCCGACATTCGTGTCGGTTACCAGCAGGTAGTCGCCGTCGCGCTGAACGACGGCCCCATCCCACTGGTAGGCGTGGAGCAGGCCCTTGAGCGCCTGGTCATCCATGTCCATGAGGAGGCGCTTTTCCTCCATGTTCTGCAGAATGCTCCGGACTACTTTGCCACCCTCCGGGAAGGAAAGGCCCTGGTCCATGCGGAGCAGGATGCTCTCGAAGAGGCCCTTCATCAGGACTTTCTTTGCAGGGAGCGTCGGGCTCTCCGGCGGCGACCAGAAGCGGGAGCTCATGCCGTATTCCAGCTTCTGCTGAATGTTGGAGGGGTCCACCCGCTCCCCGGTGTACTGGAGCGTGACGGAGCCCAGGGCCTCCACCAGGTTGCGTACAGCCACCTCGTCCACCGCGATGACGCCGTCCACTGTCTCCCCTTGGCCTCTGCGGTAGAGCTCCCGGGCCTGGGTTGCCGCCGTGGGGAAGTCCGCGGACCAGTTGGAGTCGCGGAACGTCCAGATCCCTCCCCACAGGGTGATGGTCAGAGAGCGTGGAGGGACGGGCGCCTGCACGAGCCGGTCGTCCACGTCGGAGCTGTTGAAGAAGTCCAGGCGGGTCACCTTCGCCTTGTCCACGGTCACCAGCCACACGCCGGATAGGAACCCGCCCGTGGGACGTAGCTCCTGCGTGTTCTGGGCCAGGATGAGGAATGAGCGCGGCCTGTCCAGGCCCAGGAGCGTCCGGCTGAGCGCCGGCCCCGCCGTGGCCAGCTTCAGGCTTGCCTCCAGGCGGGGGCTGGCTGAGTCCAGGGCGTTGGCCGCCTCCGCGAGACCGGGCGGCAGCCTGGATGCATCAATGTTCTCGCGGGCGGCCTGGGCCCGCCGCAGGGCCTCCCGGGCCAGCGCGAACTGGGGGGCGCCGGCCTCCAGGGCCGACGCCATGTCGGCGTCGAAGGTGCTGAGCGAGATGCGGCTCAGGCGTCGTCGCGTCAGCGTCTGGGCTAGAGGCTCCAGTCCAGCCATTGTGTACTGGCCGGCGCGCACCACGTCCAGGCCCATGTCCAGGATGGGAGGCGCCGCCTTGACCTCCTCCGCGCCCGCAAGCCAGCCGGGGAGCAAGGGGCCGTAGCGGTCGGCGGCGTCTCTGAGGGCCGTCAGGTCCTTTGCCGCCGCGTCCATATCCTGGCGCAGGGATGACAGGCCATCCGATGGGAGCATGAGGGATGGACTGTTCACGGCTTCCTGCATGCGGGACAGCCGCCCCCGCACGCTCTGGGCCAGGCCCTGGACACGGAGGTACTCGACCAAGCCGAGCGCGGCGGCCACGACCATCAGCGCCCCGGCGGCCAGGAGAAGTCTGCGCCAAATCATGATGCGCTAAGGCAGGACGATGGTCTGGCCGGCAGAGAGTCCGTTCACCACTTCCACTTCCAGGCCGCTGCTGATGCCGGTGGCGACCTCCACGCGGCGAGGTCTGCCGCCGTCCAGGAGATCAACGTACTGGCGCGCGCCGTCGGATGTGATGGCGCGGGCCGGGATGACCAGGGCGCGGGGGTTGACGCGGGTCACCAGGGTGGCGTCAAGGCCGATGCGGATAGTGCGGGGTATCGTCTCGTTCGGCGCGAAGCCAATGAGCAAATTGTAGGCCCGTTGTCCCTGCCACAGGGTGGGCTTATCCGACACGGAAAGCACCGTCCCGATGTGTTCGACGCTGGGGAAGGGGTCGAGCACGACGCGCGCTTGCAGGCCGGGGGCTGCTTTGGAGCGGTCCACCTCCAGCACGGTGGCCTCCACCCGCACGCGGGAAGGATCGGCGAGCACGCCCACGGGGTCAAAGCCCCGCACCTGGTCGCCCACCTTTCGGTCCATGGAAAGGATGACTCCTGAGAATGGAGCGCGCAGAAGGGATGCCTCCTGCTGGTCCAAAAGGCGCTGGAGGACGCTTTCCCGGTATTTCACCTCTCGCTCGGCGCTCGCCACGTCTACCTTATTCAACTGCTCCTGCCGCAGCTGAATCGCAGCGTCCAATTGGACGATTTGCAGGTTGACCTCAGCTATGCGTTGCGCTGAGGGCGGGCCGACCTTCAGCTTGGAGAGCCGCTCCTGGGCGGACTGGAGAAGTGACTGCGCGTTGGCCAGGGCGCTTCGTTTGGAAGCCAGGTCACTGGGGTCAGGGCGTGGGGTGAAGCGGACGATGTCGTCACTCAGGGAGTCCAGCGCCACGATTGCCAGCCCGGTTTCCTGCACGGCGCTGGCGAAGCCTTGCGCCGCCTTTGCCCGCGCATCCGCTAGCTTTGTCTGGGCGGTGCGCATGTCGGCCTGAAGAGGCTCGATTTGGGCCTGCAACAGCGTCCCCCGCGCCACCCCTGCGAGGCCTGTGTCATAGGCTTTCCTGGCCTGGTCATACTCAGCCTGGGCCTGGGGAATGAGGAGCAGGACGCCGCTCTGGCCGACGACCAGTCCTGTCCGGGTGTTCTTGAGGCCCGTCTCGATGCCAGTGGTCAGCGTGTTCCCCGTGATGCGCGCGTCCAAGGCATCCATGTCCTCCAGGCGGACACCGGGGTCGCGCCGGGCTTGCACCACGGTGCGGCGGAGGTCGGTGACCAGGTTAAGGGCGCTTTCCAGCGCATCCAGCGAATCCTGGACGCCGCCGTTAGCCAGCCGGTCAGCCAGGCCCTGAATACGGTCGCGCATGAGGGTCAGGCCGGTCTTGAGGCGGCCCACCTGGTCCACGGCGGCTCGCAGGTGAAGCGCGGGGTTTTCCGCGCGCGTCAGGTCCTCCTGTGTCCTCCTGACGTCGTCCCGCGTCGCGGACACGGCCAGCTCAGCGCGCTGCTGGTCTGTCTGGGATGTGTTTCCTTCCAGGTCCGCCTTGGATGCATCTTCCAGCATTTTCCCCCGCGTGATTTTCAACTTGTCCACTTCATCCGCGGAGCGCTGGAGTTTGTTCAGGTCGCTTTTCGCCTTCTCCAGAGTGTACTGGGCGTCCTGGATGGTGTTGGACAGGCCGGGCACGCCCAGCTCAGCGAGGACCTGGCCCGCCTCAACCTGGTCGCCCGGCGCAACCTTGAGCGCTTTGAGCGTGCCATCGTTGGTGAACACGAGGGGTTCCTCGCGCACGGACACCAGACGCCCGCGGAGCTTCAGAGTCTCCGTCAGATTGCCCGTGGCGACGGTGTAGGTAGCGCGCTGGGGCGCGGGAGTAGGCGTGAAGAAAGGCTCGGGCACGGGACTGCCCTGGGCATGGGTCTCGCAGCCTGCGCTGATAAGGGACGCGGTGACGAGGAGCGTCAGGAGCAATGTGGAACGGGGCCAGCGTGTCATGGTCATATTCTAGGAAATTCTTACCGTTGACGCCGTGTCCGCCGTGGGCTTTCCCACAAGGCGCATGAGGCGTTCTATCACGGCCCGCTGTCCGTCTGTGCGCGCCGTTTCCACCAAGGCCCGCGCCTCTTGAAGCAGGGCCGTCCGAGACGGATAGTCGTTGGCCCGCACTTCGCGAATGCTGGGATGGGCCGTGGGCGCCATCGTCTCCCTGTGGGATGCTACCAGACTCTCTGACATCTTCTCCCCTGGGCGGGGGCCGGTGTATCGTATCTGAATGTCTTCGCCGACGCGCAGGCCCCGCAGTCGGATAATGCGCCGCGCAAGGTCAACAATGCGTATCGTCTCACCCATGTCCAGGACGAAGATGTCGCCGCCTTTGGTGAAGCAGGCGGCCTGGATGATGAGGCTGACCGCCTCCAGGAGGCCCATGAAGTAGCGGGTCATCTCCGGGTGGGTCACGGTGACGGGGCCGCCGCGCTCGATCTGCTTCACGAAAGTTGGGACGACGCTCCCTCGGCTGTTCAGGACGTTGCCAAAGCGAACGGCGGCGAACCGGGTGGCGCCATCGCGGGGCATGGTTACGGTGATCATCTCTCCGACCCGCTTGGTGGCGCCCATGACGCTTTCGGGCTCCACTGCCTTGTCCGTGGATATCAGGACAAAGCGCTCCGCCTGGTACTTGTAGGCCAGGTCGCATAGAATGCGCGTGCCCTCCACGTTGACTAGGACGGCGGCGTCCGCGTGCTCCTCCATAAGGGGCACGTGTTTGTAGGCGGCGCAGTGAAAGATAAGGTCAGGCTGTTGCTCTTTGAATATGTCTTCCAACCTGTTTTCCTGCAAGATGTCGCGGACCAATAGCCGGAAAGGTACTTTGTTGGGCAGAAGCCCTATCTCCAGACCCAGGTCGTAAAGTCCGCTTTCATTGTTGTCCAGAAGCAGAAGCATTCTCGGATTGTAGTGGGCCACCTGGCGGGAAAGCTCCGAGCCAATGGAGCCGGCCGCTCCGGTCACAAGGACGGTCTTCCCTGTGACGAGCCGCTGGCAGGCCTGCGCGTCCACGGGCACTGCTTTGCGGCCTACGAGGTCCTCCACTGTGATGTCCCGCAGACGAAGCTGACCGTCCTGTCCGTTGACAGTCTCCAGGATTTCTGGCTCAATCTGGATTTTGGCGGATGTCTCCTCGCACATGGAAAGGATCTCGCGGAAGTCAGCTCCCGACACGCGGTGCATGGCGATGACAATGGTATTCACATTCCCGCTGTCAACGATGTCTTTGATACGGCTGCGGTTTCCCAGGACCTTCACCCCATGCACCTGCATGCCTAGCTTCTGGGGGTCGTCGTCCACGAATCCGACTACTTCATACATCTGGGCTGCCCAGTTCTTGAGGCGCCATGCCATGAGTTGTCCTGCTTCGCCCGCGCCGATGATCAGCACCCGGTTGCCCCCTGCGCCCTGGCGTATGCGGCGGAGGCGCCAGAGGAAGCCGGTGACCAGACGCCAGCGGTAGCGGGTGGCGGCGAAGAAGCCCGCGGCAAAGATGCTGCCCATGATGACAACGCTCAGCGGTACGGGACGGATGGTGAACAGGGCGTCGCTCACGAGCAGCAGCAAGCCTGCCAGCCCCACGGCGCCCAAGATGCCGGTGGCCTCGGTGGAGCTGGCGTAGCGCCACAGGCGCTCGTACAGGCCGAAGGCGACGTTGGTCAGACAGTAAACGGCGGCAATGGGGAGCATGAAGACACGGAGGGTCTGGAGATATTCCTGAGGGATGCTGTCAAATCGGAGGAACAGGGCCGCGATGTACGCCGCCCCCACGAGAACCGCGTCGGTCAGAATGGGCAACGCGTACCGGCGAAATATGAAGAGCATATCCCGCTGGGGAATGCCGTTGTTTGCTACACCAGCGGACATACATCCCTCTTCTGTCTCCGAACGCCCCCGTCGCGTCCCCCCAACTCCCTACCTCACCGTCCTCAGCGCGTCCTGGAGCGCCTCGCAGACATACTCTATCTGCCCCTGCGTCATAAGCCCGGAAAAGGGCAGCGCCAGGGATGACCCGCCCGCCATCTCGGCCACCCGAAAGTCACCCTCCCGATGTCCGAATTGTGCTCGATAAAAGGGTTGCAGATGAATAGGCGGGAAATAGGGCCGTGTAGGCACGCCCCGCGACTGCAACCAATGTATAATTCTATCGCGATTTGCTCCATCCGTCAATCGC
This window of the Dehalococcoidia bacterium genome carries:
- a CDS encoding DUF4012 domain-containing protein produces the protein MIWRRLLLAAGALMVVAAALGLVEYLRVQGLAQSVRGRLSRMQEAVNSPSLMLPSDGLSSLRQDMDAAAKDLTALRDAADRYGPLLPGWLAGAEEVKAAPPILDMGLDVVRAGQYTMAGLEPLAQTLTRRRLSRISLSTFDADMASALEAGAPQFALAREALRRAQAARENIDASRLPPGLAEAANALDSASPRLEASLKLATAGPALSRTLLGLDRPRSFLILAQNTQELRPTGGFLSGVWLVTVDKAKVTRLDFFNSSDVDDRLVQAPVPPRSLTITLWGGIWTFRDSNWSADFPTAATQARELYRRGQGETVDGVIAVDEVAVRNLVEALGSVTLQYTGERVDPSNIQQKLEYGMSSRFWSPPESPTLPAKKVLMKGLFESILLRMDQGLSFPEGGKVVRSILQNMEEKRLLMDMDDQALKGLLHAYQWDGAVVQRDGDYLLVTDTNVGFNKVNGAITQGLDYQVRIDDDGKATARLTITYTNTSRKALTTCQQQATFVSDYKEWQEGCYWDFLRTYVPEGSKLLGTSFVPIPEGSMVARFGPEMANTWNVVGAVLWGKQEFSHFFTIPPGQTRQIRFEYALPPTVVQRASNQWTYTLLVQKQPGTKDIPLTLTIVAPTAMVATVRAPHASPVTAGSVWLVARLSTNREFHVTIARR
- a CDS encoding HlyD family efflux transporter periplasmic adaptor subunit; its protein translation is MTRWPRSTLLLTLLVTASLISAGCETHAQGSPVPEPFFTPTPAPQRATYTVATGNLTETLKLRGRLVSVREEPLVFTNDGTLKALKVAPGDQVEAGQVLAELGVPGLSNTIQDAQYTLEKAKSDLNKLQRSADEVDKLKITRGKMLEDASKADLEGNTSQTDQQRAELAVSATRDDVRRTQEDLTRAENPALHLRAAVDQVGRLKTGLTLMRDRIQGLADRLANGGVQDSLDALESALNLVTDLRRTVVQARRDPGVRLEDMDALDARITGNTLTTGIETGLKNTRTGLVVGQSGVLLLIPQAQAEYDQARKAYDTGLAGVARGTLLQAQIEPLQADMRTAQTKLADARAKAAQGFASAVQETGLAIVALDSLSDDIVRFTPRPDPSDLASKRSALANAQSLLQSAQERLSKLKVGPPSAQRIAEVNLQIVQLDAAIQLRQEQLNKVDVASAEREVKYRESVLQRLLDQQEASLLRAPFSGVILSMDRKVGDQVRGFDPVGVLADPSRVRVEATVLEVDRSKAAPGLQARVVLDPFPSVEHIGTVLSVSDKPTLWQGQRAYNLLIGFAPNETIPRTIRIGLDATLVTRVNPRALVIPARAITSDGARQYVDLLDGGRPRRVEVATGISSGLEVEVVNGLSAGQTIVLP
- a CDS encoding nucleoside-diphosphate sugar epimerase/dehydratase, with amino-acid sequence MSAGVANNGIPQRDMLFIFRRYALPILTDAVLVGAAYIAALFLRFDSIPQEYLQTLRVFMLPIAAVYCLTNVAFGLYERLWRYASSTEATGILGAVGLAGLLLLVSDALFTIRPVPLSVVIMGSIFAAGFFAATRYRWRLVTGFLWRLRRIRQGAGGNRVLIIGAGEAGQLMAWRLKNWAAQMYEVVGFVDDDPQKLGMQVHGVKVLGNRSRIKDIVDSGNVNTIVIAMHRVSGADFREILSMCEETSAKIQIEPEILETVNGQDGQLRLRDITVEDLVGRKAVPVDAQACQRLVTGKTVLVTGAAGSIGSELSRQVAHYNPRMLLLLDNNESGLYDLGLEIGLLPNKVPFRLLVRDILQENRLEDIFKEQQPDLIFHCAAYKHVPLMEEHADAAVLVNVEGTRILCDLAYKYQAERFVLISTDKAVEPESVMGATKRVGEMITVTMPRDGATRFAAVRFGNVLNSRGSVVPTFVKQIERGGPVTVTHPEMTRYFMGLLEAVSLIIQAACFTKGGDIFVLDMGETIRIVDLARRIIRLRGLRVGEDIQIRYTGPRPGEKMSESLVASHRETMAPTAHPSIREVRANDYPSRTALLQEARALVETARTDGQRAVIERLMRLVGKPTADTASTVRIS